The Microcystis aeruginosa NIES-843 sequence TTGATCGAGATCGGCGACCCCCACCTCGTAAAGATAGGTGTGGGTCTTCATCGAAAACAGCAGACTCAGGCAATACACAAAAATTAATACCGCCGCCACCGCTACCGAGAGACGCTGTAGGACGCTCTCCTCGATTGCGGCGGAGGTGTATTGAACGGTCGTGGGTAGGAGGATCGCCGCGACGGCGAGATTCATCGACGAGGAATTTAAACGGGCGGTCACGGGCTGGAATTTCTGTTCTTTATAGCGTAATCCGCCGAAAAACATCGATACGCCCGTTACCAGCAGCAGATTCCCGATAATCGAACCGGTAATCGTCGCTTTCACCACCTCGATCAAACCCTCTTCCAGGGCGGCGTAGGCGAGAATTAATTCGGTAGCGTTGCCGAAGGTGGCATTCAGTAAACCGCCGAGATTGGGTCCGACCACGACGGCGATTTCCTCGGTTGCCTTTCCCATGTAAGCGGCGAGGGGAACGATTGCCAGACAGGCACTCAGAAAAATGATCGTCACGTCCCAATGGAGGAAATTCCCAGCGATCGAGATCGGGACAAAAACCAACAAAATGGCGAAAATCCAGTTTTTTATATTCATACCAAGGGATGTTTCGGGATCAAACCGCGCACGGTTTTGAAAAACAGACTATCAGCCTTCTTTACTGTTTCAATTACCCAAATCGCCCGGTAATATACTCCCGGGCCTCGTCGGTTTGCGGATTGCCGAACATAACTTCCGTGGGGCTAAATTCGACTAATTTTCCCCGGCGTTTCCCGGAGGGATCGGTTTCGGTGTTAAAAAACGCCGTCCAGTCGGCGATCCGCGATGCCTGCTGCATATTGTGGGTGACGGTAATGATCGTGTAACTTTCCTTCAGTTGTAGGCACAATTCCTCCACCTGACGGGTAGAGATGGGATCGAGGGCCGAACAGGGTTCATCCATCAATAAAACATCCGGCTTCATCGCGATCGCACGGGCGATACAGAGACGCTGTTGTTGTCCCCCCGATAGTGCCGTTCCTTTTTCTTTCAGTTTGTCCTTTACTTCCTCCCAGATCGCCGCCTGCCGCAGGGAATACTCGACCAATTCATCAAGATTTCCCTGATAACCGTTGGTTCGGGGCGCGTAGGCGATATTCTCGTAAATGCTCTTGGGAAAAGGGTTCGGACGTTGGAAAACCATGCCCACCTGTCGCCGTAACTTGACTGCGTTGACCTGCGAATCGTAAATATTCTGATTTCGGTAGAGTAATTTTCCCTCCACCTTGGCGCCGGGGATCAGATCGTTCATTCGGTTAAAGCAGCGCAAGAGGGTACTTTTCCCGCAACCGGACGGCCCGATAAAGGCGACGATTTTTCGTGCAGGAATTTTAATATGAACGTCCACAAGAGCGAGAAACCCGTTATAAAAAACTTTCACTCCTTCCGCCTCGAAAACACTGTGATCTGGGTTAAGGTGGGTAGTCATGGCAAAAATTCTCCTGATCGTTTATTAAAAATCGATGGTTTTTTTAGAGGGGCGGGTTTGCAAACCCTCCCGTACTGGAGAAGTGGGGAGTGCAGGAGTAGGGAAGGTTATGTATCTACCCCCTTGCCCGCTGCCTTCCCTAATTCAGTGTCGAATAACGTTGACGTAGATAGATGGCGATGGCGTTGAGGGCGAGAATTAACAGGATCAGAACGATAATCGCGGCCGCCGCCGCATTAGCAAAACCGGGTTCGGGACGGGTGATATAGCTGAAAATTTGAATCGGTAGTGCCATAAAGC is a genomic window containing:
- the cax gene encoding calcium/proton exchanger, with the protein product MNIKNWIFAILLVFVPISIAGNFLHWDVTIIFLSACLAIVPLAAYMGKATEEIAVVVGPNLGGLLNATFGNATELILAYAALEEGLIEVVKATITGSIIGNLLLVTGVSMFFGGLRYKEQKFQPVTARLNSSSMNLAVAAILLPTTVQYTSAAIEESVLQRLSVAVAAVLIFVYCLSLLFSMKTHTYLYEVGVADLDQESGEAVSVKKPNLWLWVGILLLVTIGVAVESELLVNTLEEATHKLGLTTLFTGVILLPIIGNAAEHATAVRVALKDKMDLAVSVTVGSSLQIALFVAPVLVIAGYFLGQPMALDFDPFELVAVAVAVWLTNSISNDGRSNWLEGILLVATYAVITLAFFFHPAPG
- the pstB gene encoding phosphate ABC transporter ATP-binding protein PstB — protein: MTTHLNPDHSVFEAEGVKVFYNGFLALVDVHIKIPARKIVAFIGPSGCGKSTLLRCFNRMNDLIPGAKVEGKLLYRNQNIYDSQVNAVKLRRQVGMVFQRPNPFPKSIYENIAYAPRTNGYQGNLDELVEYSLRQAAIWEEVKDKLKEKGTALSGGQQQRLCIARAIAMKPDVLLMDEPCSALDPISTRQVEELCLQLKESYTIITVTHNMQQASRIADWTAFFNTETDPSGKRRGKLVEFSPTEVMFGNPQTDEAREYITGRFG